The following coding sequences are from one Solea solea chromosome 11, fSolSol10.1, whole genome shotgun sequence window:
- the LOC131468874 gene encoding uncharacterized protein LOC131468874, translated as MEFSELPSDAERIIQCVDDLKKKLLSVEAQRISRIWENCISQIEIVATLPTDLHTVSSDMDKELIKNLKKHQLACERLERGTQEGLEQESGGEATKARPHLDKDIQSSVRDVLRFLRSHPDAIFGLRAILSMEAGESENKLIRELKGFHSHMLNKLLTSPFEESQSTLQNMAITPLQQVLHDLEHTSSQEAEVAKTIQQIHIKIIQKTAEVENLRQQFSMLSITDEKYQRPHRASEEKASMQEKIDHLKIQLNILKQENTAALVILHKEDEKVEKILDLRQTFDNDVEEKEVTLQQEKIRCKKVVVEELGMQGTLQQQLVSQLKEKKDQLQSTSLEKRARIQQRIDQLKIQVDDLTKENTKGEFALQRKNDEEEKIKTNLRQTFDKEHEIKQDKLEMEELDNEEELNKLRKLENAFSVIEGEYNQIEERLAEEQRRKELLVIQIKAVIIAQAWWRGYKTRKALREKVESEALAEVKGKKKKGGKKGGKKGKSKKKK; from the coding sequence ATGGAGTTCTCGGAGTTACCTAGTGATGCGGAAAGAATAATTCAGTGTGTGGATGATCTGAAGAAAAAGCTCCTCTCTGTGGAGGCGCAGCGAATCTCACGCATATGGGAAAACTGCATCAGTCAAATTGAGATTGTGGCAACTCTGCCCACCGACCTCCACACCGTTTCAAGTGACATGGATAAAGAGCTGATCAAAAACCTTAAAAAGCATCAACTAGCGTGTGAACGACTGGAGAGAGGGACACAAGAGGGTCTCGAGCAGGAGTCAGGGGGAGAAGCGACAAAGGCAAGGCCCCATCTTGATAAAGACATCCAGAGTTCTGTCCGGGATGTGCTCCGGTTTCTCCGCTCACATCCAGATGCCATTTTTGGTTTGAGGGCAATACTAAGTATGGAAGCGGGAGAGAGTGAGAACAAACTAATTAGAGAGCTTAAGGGGTTTCACAGCCATATGCTCAACAAATTACTCACCAGTCCATTTGAGGAGTCACAGTCCACCCTCCAGAATATGGCAATTACACCTCTGCAGCAAGTCCTCCATGATCTGGAGCACACGTCTTCACAGGAAGCAGAAGTAGCCAAAACCATCCAGCAAATACATATCAAGATTATTCAGAAAACTGCTGAGGTTGAAAATTTGCGGCAACAATTTTCAATGTTATCAATCACAGATGAGAAGTATCAGCGACCTCATCGCGCGTCAGAGGAAAAGGCAAGTATGCAAGAGAAAATCGATCATCTCAAGATTCAGCTCAACATTTTAAAGCAGGAGAACACAGCGGCATTGGTAATACTCCACAAGGAAGATGAGAAAGTGGAGAAAATACTTGACTTGCGCCAAACATTTGATAACGACGTAGAAGAAAAGGAGGTGACCTTGCAGCAGGAGAAAATACGTTGTAaaaaggtggtggtggaggagttGGGGATGCAAGGCACTTTGCAGCAACAATTGGTGTCACAACTCAAAGAGAAGAAGGATCAGCTACAAAGCACTTCATTGGAGAAACGGGCACGTATACAACAGAGAATTGATCAACTGAAGATTCAGGTAGACGATCTAACGAAGGAGAACACAAAAGGTGAGTTCGCGCTGCAACGGAAAAATGAcgaagaggagaaaataaaaacaaacctgcGCCAAACTTTCGACAAAGAgcatgaaataaaacaggacaAACTGGAGATGGAAGAACTTGATAATGAAGAAGAGCTGAACAAGTTGAGGAAGCTAGAAAACGCCTTTTCTGTCATAGAGGGGGAGTACAACCAGATCGAGGAGAGGCTGGCGGAGGAGCAGAGGCGGAAGGAACTGCTGGTGATACAGATCAAAGCTGTTATTATTGCCCAAGCTTGGTGGAGAGGCTACAAAACTCGCAAGGCCTTAAGGGAAAAGGTCGAAAGTGAAGCCCTTGCCGAAGTAAAgggcaaaaagaagaaaggtgGAAAGAAGGGCGGCAAAAAAGGCaaatccaaaaagaaaaaataa